The region AATATTGAATTAATATCCAATATTGCAATTTGTGCCTCACCTGAACATCCACTTTGAAAATTTTCTATTGTATGTTTTGAATCAATTACCGATTCATCTATATCACAAAAGGTTACTACTCTCATTTCTATCTCCCTGTTGTTGTTTCCTAAATTTTATCTAAAAAAAAATAATAACAGTTTTAAACTGTATTTTTTTATAAAATATACCTTGCTGTATCTTCATTATCTACAATATCATCAAGTTTTTCTTCAACAAGCTCTTTTGTAATAATAACTTTTTCACCAGCTCTCTCATCAGCTTCGTATGAAATATCTTCTATCACTTTCTCAATAACTGTATGAAGTCTTCTTGCTCCTATATCTTCTGTTTTTTCATTTGCACTTACAGAATACTTAGCAAAAGCTCTAATAGCATCATCTGTAAACTCTAATTCTACATCTTCAACTTTTAATAATGCTTGATATTGTCTTAATAAAGAATTTTTTGTATTTGTTAATATTTTATATAATGATTCTTCATCTAAATTATCTAACTCAACTCTCAAAGGAAATCTTCCTTGAAGTTCAGGTAATAAATCAGATGGTTTAGAAACATGAAAAGCACCAGCTGCTATAAATAAAATATGGTCTGTTTTTATTTGTCCAAATTTTGTATGAACAGAACTTCCTTCAACAATTGGTAATAAATCTCTTTGTACACCCTCTTTACTTGGGTCTTGATTTTGAGATTTTGTTCCAGTAGCAATTTTATCAATTTCATCTAAAAAGATAATTCCACCATTTTCTGCTCTTTTTATAGCTTCGATTTTAATAGCTTCTTGATCTAAAAGTTTATCTCCTGCTACTTCTTTTAAAAGAATTTTAGCATCTTTTATTTTAACTTCTTTTTTGATTTTTTCTTTATTTAAGCCACCTAGCATTTTATTTAGACTCTCTTGCATAGAAGACATATCCATTGGCATAGAGGAATCAATAATCTCTACATGGGTTTTTCTAGGAATTTCAATTTCAATTACTCTTTCATCTAATTGTCCTGAAAGTAATTTTTCTTCCATTTTATTATATGTTTTAATAAATGATTCTCTAGCGCTATCAGTTGCACCATCTGGTAAAGGGGGAACTAATTTTTCAATTATTTGTCTATTTATTTCTTCACCAATTTTATCTTTAATTTTTTCTTCAAACTCTCTTGTAACTAAATTAATTGATTCAAAAACTAAATCCCTAATCATAGATTCTACATCACGACCTACAAAACCAACTTCTGTATATTTTGATGCTTCCACTTTTATAAATGGTAATCCCATCATTTTAGCAAGTCTTCTTGCTATCTCGGTTTTACCAACCCCTGTACTACCTATCATAAGAATATTTTTAGGCATAATCTCTTCTCTTAACTCAGGAGATACATTCATTCTTCTAAATCTATTTCTTAAAGCAAGAGCGATTGTCTTTTTAGCATCATTTTGACCAATAATATAATCATCTAAATAAGATACAATCTGCTTTGGTGTTAATTCCATTATATATTAATCCTCTATCTCTAATATTTTAATATTTTGATTTGTATAAATACAAAGTTCACCTGCAATCATAAGTGATTCTTTTACTAAATCAACAGGCTTTAAATCAGAATGTTTAGCTAAAGCTCTAGCAGCAGAAATGGCAAAGTTACCACCACTACCAATTGAAGCTATACTTCCATCTTCTGGCTCTACTACATCACCTGTTCCTGACAGAATAAAGATATTTTCTTTATTTAATACAATCATCATCGCTTCTAATCTTCTTAAAACTTTATCTTTTCTCCATTCTTTAGAAAAAGCAACTACAGCTTTTAAAAGGTCACCTTTAGATGATTCTAAATGTCCTTCAAACATATCAAAAAGGTTAAAAGCATCAGCTGTACTACCTGCAAAACCAGCTAATATTTGATCTTTATACAATTTTCTAATCTTTGTTGCATTTCCTTTTAGAACTGCATTTCCAAATGTAACTTGACCATCTCCACCTATAACAGCTTCACCTTGACCTTTGTATGCAAGTATCGTTGTTGCTTCAAACATTAATTATTCTCCAATTATATCTACTTTTAGTGTAGCATGAACTCCATGCCCTAGTTTACAATCAACATCGAAAATTCCTGTAGCTTTTATTTTATTTTTTAATGTAATAGCTTTTTTATCAATTTCAATATTAAACTCTTCTTGTAGAGATTCACTAATCTCTTTATTTGTCACAGAACCAATTAAATGTCCATTTGCTCCAACTTTATGTTTAATTGTAAGTTTTGTAGCATTTAACTTTTCTGCTAATTCGTTAGCTTCAGCAATCTCTTTTGCTTCTTGTTCCGCTTTTATTTTTTGTTCTTCTGCATAATTTGCTAAAACTTCTTCAGTTGCATGAAGAGCAAAACCTTTTGCTATTAAAAAATTTTTACCATATCCATCTTTAACATCTTTAACATCACCAGCTTTACCAGTACCTTTTACATCTTTAATCAATAATACTTTCATTACATCTCCAATTTTTAAAAGTTGAGTATTTTACAATAAAGTATTTGAAGTGAGTATTAAGGTTCAAGATTAGAATTAGCTTAAAAAAAGATAATTGATTTTTTAATCAAACAGAAAATTAACAATCTAATCTTACAATTCTTTCAACGGTCATTTTAAAGACAAATCCATATTTTAACTCAATCAGTCTCCTCCTACTAATTTTCTGAAAGAGTTATACTCCTAAACTACTTTAGAATGACCCATAAAATTATTGAATATTAATCTTATAACCATTAGTTCTATTTGATATGATTAAATCTTCTCCAATAACTTGTCTAATTTTATGAACATGAAATCTGATTGAACCGTTTTTATTATTTGAATTTGCAGGATATACACCATTTTCTAGATTTTTTGAACTTACAAAAAGTCCTCTATACTTAAGAAGGTAAGCTATTATTTGTAAAGGTTTTTCACCTATTAATATTTCAGATTTATTTTTTAAGATTTTTTTTCTAAAGATATCATAAACCAAATTATTAGATAAACTAATTAAATCTGAATGAACTTTATATTCTCTTCTGATCAAAGCTTTTATTCTTAAAAGCAATTCATTTTCATCTATACTTTTAACAATACATTCATCACAACCGTAAAGAAATGAAGCTTTAATTATATTTGGTCTTCTAGCTATAACTAATTTCATTGTTTTATCTTGATATTCATTTAAAAGTTTAATTAGTTTAAATCTAGATTTATTTCTATCATCAATATCTATAATATATAAATCATAATGATTATAATAAGTGTATTCCAAAAATTCATTTACATTATCGCATATATCTAAATAAAATCCATTTCTTTCAAGAATGTTAATAATTCTTATAATGGAAGTATCATAATCTTTTAAAATTAAAACTCTTAATGCTTTCAATATACTCTCCGTACATTACATATCTAGAAAGTATTATAAAATATATCTATTAATTATTTGTTAGCTAATATAAAAAACTATTCAATCTCTGGTAATTTTAAAGCTAGAATAATACCAATTATTCCCAAAATAGATAAAAACAATATAACTCCTGCTAGACTAATAATACTACTTAATGTTCCGATTAATCCGCTGAAAAGTAAAATAATTCCTATTAAAGTATTACTAACAGCTACATAATCTGTTCTTTTATTTCCTTCAGCTAAATCAACTAAATATGTTTTTCTTCCTATACGAATACCTTGATATCCAATACTAAGAATAAAATATAAAATAGGCATAACCCATATTATTGAAAATAATGATTGAAAATACATATCCATAAAAAAAATAAATATACCTAATACACTACAAATCAAAGCTCCATAAATCATCACTTTTCTACTTGAAATATCAGAAAACTTTCCCCATATTGGAGCTGAAAATAAATTTGCCATCCCACTTGATAAAATAAATAATCCCAATAAATAAGTATTTGAATCTGAATTTTTTTGTGCTAAAACAACATAAAATGGTGCACTTAAAACAGAACATAAAAACAATGCTCTTGTTATAACAAAAAGCCTAAAATTATTATCTGTTTTTAAAATAGACAATTTTTTAAAAGCAACAACAGCAGCATTCCCACCACCTTCTGTTTCACCATCAAACTCTTTAATACGACTATATACAATACCTGCTATTATCCAAAAAAGACCAGCTAAACTTAATAATACAGCAAAGTTAGAAGGGGAAAATGGTTTTTCACCATTTATCAAGAAATAAATCCCAAGAGCTATAACTAAAATACCAGCTGCACTTGCTGACCATCCGTTTAATGCACCTCTTCTTGTTTTAGGAATTGTTTTTCCAACAACATCTTTTGCAGCAACAGAGCTTAATCCTCTTGCTA is a window of Halarcobacter sp. DNA encoding:
- the hslU gene encoding ATP-dependent protease ATPase subunit HslU → MELTPKQIVSYLDDYIIGQNDAKKTIALALRNRFRRMNVSPELREEIMPKNILMIGSTGVGKTEIARRLAKMMGLPFIKVEASKYTEVGFVGRDVESMIRDLVFESINLVTREFEEKIKDKIGEEINRQIIEKLVPPLPDGATDSARESFIKTYNKMEEKLLSGQLDERVIEIEIPRKTHVEIIDSSMPMDMSSMQESLNKMLGGLNKEKIKKEVKIKDAKILLKEVAGDKLLDQEAIKIEAIKRAENGGIIFLDEIDKIATGTKSQNQDPSKEGVQRDLLPIVEGSSVHTKFGQIKTDHILFIAAGAFHVSKPSDLLPELQGRFPLRVELDNLDEESLYKILTNTKNSLLRQYQALLKVEDVELEFTDDAIRAFAKYSVSANEKTEDIGARRLHTVIEKVIEDISYEADERAGEKVIITKELVEEKLDDIVDNEDTARYIL
- the rplI gene encoding 50S ribosomal protein L9; protein product: MKVLLIKDVKGTGKAGDVKDVKDGYGKNFLIAKGFALHATEEVLANYAEEQKIKAEQEAKEIAEANELAEKLNATKLTIKHKVGANGHLIGSVTNKEISESLQEEFNIEIDKKAITLKNKIKATGIFDVDCKLGHGVHATLKVDIIGE
- a CDS encoding MFS transporter yields the protein MSKKIKIDSLYEKLVNEEDARVCKAIDESACKVVPGNFFITIISYFFNKLADSVANAKIVLPWIMESLNVPIFLISFLVPIRESGSLLPQLVIAAYIRKMPIRKNIWVLGSFGQALCMIGIAIVAITLEGIAAGYAIIGLLILFSLARGLSSVAAKDVVGKTIPKTRRGALNGWSASAAGILVIALGIYFLINGEKPFSPSNFAVLLSLAGLFWIIAGIVYSRIKEFDGETEGGGNAAVVAFKKLSILKTDNNFRLFVITRALFLCSVLSAPFYVVLAQKNSDSNTYLLGLFILSSGMANLFSAPIWGKFSDISSRKVMIYGALICSVLGIFIFFMDMYFQSLFSIIWVMPILYFILSIGYQGIRIGRKTYLVDLAEGNKRTDYVAVSNTLIGIILLFSGLIGTLSSIISLAGVILFLSILGIIGIILALKLPEIE
- the hslV gene encoding ATP-dependent protease subunit HslV; translated protein: MFEATTILAYKGQGEAVIGGDGQVTFGNAVLKGNATKIRKLYKDQILAGFAGSTADAFNLFDMFEGHLESSKGDLLKAVVAFSKEWRKDKVLRRLEAMMIVLNKENIFILSGTGDVVEPEDGSIASIGSGGNFAISAARALAKHSDLKPVDLVKESLMIAGELCIYTNQNIKILEIED
- a CDS encoding winged helix-turn-helix domain-containing protein; the encoded protein is MKALRVLILKDYDTSIIRIINILERNGFYLDICDNVNEFLEYTYYNHYDLYIIDIDDRNKSRFKLIKLLNEYQDKTMKLVIARRPNIIKASFLYGCDECIVKSIDENELLLRIKALIRREYKVHSDLISLSNNLVYDIFRKKILKNKSEILIGEKPLQIIAYLLKYRGLFVSSKNLENGVYPANSNNKNGSIRFHVHKIRQVIGEDLIISNRTNGYKINIQ